One region of Gimesia sp. genomic DNA includes:
- a CDS encoding HsdR family type I site-specific deoxyribonuclease: MAVSEFLEDLVSHLPALQLLQQIGYQYLTPTEALDLRGGKRNRVILESILLDQLRKLNQINFKGQTHDFTESNLKNAVDALTNIPFDGLVKTNEQVFDLLTLGKAQEQTIDGNKRSYTLQYIDWEHPENNVYHIADEFEVERTASHELRRPDIVLFVNGIPLAVIECKRPDEHDAVEVGISQHLRNQRQGEIPGLFVYSQLLGSICQNAGKYATAGTPKKFWSTWKEEYAGDLDVKLAKLINTPLSQEQLGRLFESRKPLIVSKMRETLAAGERFPSPQDRLLYCLFRPERLLEMTLRYIVFDKNQKKVARYQQYFAIGETLGRVTKTKGDEQRPGGVIWHTTGSGKSLTMVMLAKALSMEPSIRNPKVVIVTDRVDLDRQIWKTFLACRKSVERANSGKHLVGLVSQGKADIITTIIDKFETAASSHELKDESNNVFVLVDESHRSQYGLAHAKMKQVFPNACYIGFTGTPLLKKEKSTATKFGGFIHSYPMRKAVEDKAVTPILYEGRMSELHGDQKAIDKWFDRITKDLSDEQKADLKKKFRREEELTKTSERLYEIAFDLLTHFCENYKGTKFKGQFAVSSKAMALKYHQLFEEIGKEYPDRKVSSRVIISPPDTREDNETIEEEDVPEIQQFWKEMMDEFGSEKKYLERTIDDFENKPTPEIIICVDKLLTGFDAPCNTVLYIDKRLRDHNILQAIARVNRLFDGKDFGLVVDYRGIFGALDEAVKQYDSLSGFDEEDLEGTFTNIDEEISNLKERHTNVWSVFKGVQNRQDLEAMQQHLRPEDVRQDFYDALNEFSKTLQLAMSSAKFHEDTPKEIVQNYLSDMKYFRNLRAAVKQRYNESIDYKEYEDQIRNMVDKYIGADEVKRIAEPVNIFEVDNLDEELEGIDGTAAKADYIASRVKKTCHEKMEEDPVLYQRLSEVIDEAIQEYIEIRMSEEAYFQKMFDVWNEAKDQGSSNVPAELRSDPEAKAYFRLFQDGFEKSVGEGRDDLAGIAAETALKAKKIIDEKKIRDWTDNRDVENAILNDLDDLMFAAKGRYDLPLTGDDIDEILDGIIRVAKRREVQK; the protein is encoded by the coding sequence ATGGCTGTCTCAGAATTCCTTGAAGATTTGGTTTCGCACCTGCCTGCGTTACAGCTTTTGCAACAGATCGGCTACCAGTATCTCACACCGACTGAGGCACTCGATCTCCGGGGCGGCAAACGCAACCGAGTCATATTGGAATCAATTCTGCTCGATCAACTCCGCAAATTGAACCAGATCAATTTCAAGGGCCAGACACACGACTTCACTGAATCCAATCTCAAGAACGCCGTCGATGCTCTGACCAACATTCCCTTTGATGGGTTGGTGAAAACCAACGAGCAGGTGTTCGATCTACTGACATTGGGTAAGGCTCAAGAACAGACAATCGACGGAAACAAGCGGAGTTATACTCTCCAGTACATCGATTGGGAGCATCCCGAGAACAATGTCTATCACATAGCCGATGAGTTCGAAGTTGAGCGAACTGCCTCCCACGAATTGCGGCGTCCTGACATCGTGTTGTTCGTAAACGGGATTCCGTTGGCTGTGATCGAGTGCAAGCGACCTGATGAACATGATGCCGTTGAGGTCGGAATCAGCCAGCATCTTCGTAATCAGCGACAGGGCGAGATTCCCGGTTTGTTCGTTTATTCCCAACTACTCGGTTCGATCTGCCAGAATGCAGGCAAATATGCTACAGCCGGAACTCCCAAAAAGTTTTGGTCTACGTGGAAAGAAGAGTATGCTGGCGATCTTGATGTAAAGCTGGCAAAGCTGATCAATACTCCACTTTCTCAGGAACAGCTTGGTCGACTGTTCGAAAGCCGTAAACCATTGATTGTCTCCAAGATGAGGGAGACTCTGGCTGCTGGAGAGAGATTCCCTTCACCGCAAGACCGATTGCTCTACTGTCTGTTCCGGCCCGAACGACTGCTGGAGATGACGCTACGGTACATTGTCTTTGATAAGAATCAAAAGAAGGTTGCTCGTTACCAGCAGTATTTTGCGATTGGCGAGACACTGGGCCGTGTCACTAAAACAAAGGGTGATGAACAGAGACCGGGCGGAGTGATCTGGCACACGACGGGATCTGGAAAATCTTTAACGATGGTGATGCTGGCAAAGGCGTTGTCGATGGAACCATCGATAAGGAATCCAAAAGTTGTAATCGTCACGGACCGAGTGGATCTTGATCGACAAATCTGGAAGACGTTTCTCGCCTGCCGTAAATCGGTTGAGAGAGCAAACAGCGGGAAGCATCTAGTGGGACTGGTGTCACAGGGCAAAGCCGACATCATCACCACGATCATCGACAAGTTCGAAACTGCGGCGTCTTCCCATGAGCTAAAAGACGAGAGCAATAATGTCTTTGTTCTGGTGGATGAAAGTCATCGTAGCCAATACGGACTGGCCCATGCCAAGATGAAACAGGTTTTTCCCAACGCCTGTTACATCGGATTCACCGGCACACCATTGCTCAAGAAGGAAAAAAGTACCGCCACAAAATTTGGCGGTTTTATTCATTCTTACCCGATGCGAAAGGCTGTCGAAGATAAGGCGGTCACTCCAATTCTATACGAAGGGCGGATGTCAGAACTTCATGGTGACCAGAAAGCCATTGATAAGTGGTTCGACAGAATCACCAAAGATTTATCTGATGAACAAAAAGCTGATCTCAAAAAGAAGTTCCGTCGGGAAGAGGAACTAACGAAGACCTCCGAACGGTTGTATGAAATTGCTTTCGATCTGCTGACTCATTTCTGCGAAAACTACAAAGGAACGAAGTTCAAGGGCCAGTTTGCGGTCAGCAGCAAAGCGATGGCCCTGAAATACCATCAGTTATTTGAAGAAATCGGGAAGGAATACCCAGACAGGAAGGTTTCGTCTCGTGTGATTATTTCGCCACCAGACACACGGGAGGACAATGAGACCATCGAAGAAGAAGATGTGCCGGAAATTCAGCAGTTCTGGAAAGAGATGATGGATGAATTCGGTTCGGAGAAGAAGTACCTCGAACGAACTATTGACGACTTCGAAAATAAACCGACCCCAGAAATCATCATCTGTGTGGATAAACTCCTGACTGGTTTCGATGCCCCATGCAACACAGTTCTTTATATCGATAAGCGACTGCGAGATCACAATATTCTCCAAGCCATCGCTCGTGTGAACCGCCTGTTTGACGGAAAAGACTTTGGCTTGGTCGTTGATTATCGGGGGATTTTCGGGGCACTGGATGAAGCCGTAAAGCAGTACGACTCTTTGAGTGGATTTGATGAGGAAGATCTTGAGGGTACATTCACAAACATCGACGAAGAAATCTCCAACCTGAAAGAACGACACACAAATGTATGGTCTGTCTTTAAAGGAGTCCAGAATAGACAGGACTTGGAGGCAATGCAGCAGCATCTTCGACCCGAAGATGTGAGGCAGGATTTCTACGATGCCTTAAATGAATTCTCAAAAACGCTCCAACTGGCGATGTCATCAGCTAAATTCCATGAGGATACCCCAAAGGAAATTGTTCAGAATTATCTGAGTGACATGAAGTATTTCCGAAATTTGCGGGCAGCCGTCAAGCAGCGGTACAACGAGTCCATTGATTACAAAGAATATGAAGACCAGATTCGGAACATGGTCGATAAATATATCGGTGCCGATGAAGTCAAACGCATTGCCGAGCCAGTCAATATCTTTGAAGTGGATAACTTAGACGAAGAATTAGAAGGAATTGATGGCACGGCTGCTAAGGCGGATTACATTGCTTCAAGGGTCAAGAAGACCTGCCACGAGAAAATGGAAGAAGATCCGGTTCTTTACCAGAGGCTATCAGAAGTCATCGATGAGGCGATACAGGAATACATCGAAATACGAATGAGTGAGGAAGCCTACTTCCAGAAAATGTTCGATGTATGGAATGAAGCAAAGGATCAAGGTTCCTCTAATGTTCCAGCAGAACTGCGAAGTGATCCAGAAGCCAAAGCATATTTCCGGTTGTTTCAGGATGGATTTGAGAAATCTGTTGGCGAAGGCAGAGACGATCTGGCTGGAATCGCTGCTGAAACAGCGTTAAAAGCCAAGAAGATCATTGATGAAAAGAAAATTCGTGACTGGACCGATAACCGGGATGTTGAAAACGCTATTCTGAATGATCTTGATGATCTGATGTTTGCCGCAAAAGGTCGCTACGATTTGCCCCTGACCGGTGATGACATCGATGAAATTCTTGACGGTATCATTCGAGTAGCCAAACGGCGGGAGGTTCAGAAATGA
- a CDS encoding restriction endonuclease, translated as MMSKDVVSISLSEWETQSPAISTDLVGSFLDSSPSSQRVVDALNRSRMLRLTELKNGTEVSSFSHVGRVRIGDLNITILPKLKTASLLRLLRYAYGFRRLELFNDSTHLFDQCGFEDLLISQLNAEGQELISRGLQKTYLRQDERLASPRGRINIDRLALDIGTATATLPCQHFPRIEDTLLNRVLLAGLRLAGSIASLLDLRRESRRLASLMEEQVSRINLDATVLNQAVTRLTRLSTSYTPALSIIRLLVESQGIVLEGHTLKTTLPGFLFDMNLFFQALLSRFLKENLVDHTIQDEHGLKGMMRYNPKYNPQSKQSPTPRPDYAIMRQGKLVSLLDAKYRDLWEKSLPREMLYQLVVYAISNRQQLQSSILYPTENLHAKEARINVSDPVYGKHLGQVCLRPVNLTQIEELVSSSTAVARREREKLAKRLAFGAGT; from the coding sequence ATGATGAGTAAAGATGTCGTTTCAATATCTCTATCTGAATGGGAAACTCAATCACCTGCGATAAGTACGGATTTGGTCGGTTCATTTCTGGACAGTTCCCCCAGTAGTCAGCGAGTGGTCGATGCCTTAAATAGAAGTCGAATGTTACGACTCACTGAATTGAAAAATGGGACAGAGGTCTCATCTTTTTCTCACGTTGGACGAGTCCGTATTGGCGACTTGAACATCACAATCCTTCCAAAATTGAAGACGGCTTCTCTACTAAGATTACTTCGCTACGCCTACGGGTTTCGGCGTCTGGAATTGTTCAACGATTCCACTCACCTATTTGACCAGTGCGGCTTTGAAGACCTACTAATCAGTCAGCTAAACGCCGAGGGGCAGGAGCTTATTTCCCGAGGGCTACAAAAAACATATCTTCGGCAAGATGAGCGACTGGCTTCCCCCCGAGGACGAATCAATATCGATCGTTTAGCTTTAGACATCGGAACAGCCACTGCTACGCTCCCATGTCAGCATTTTCCACGAATTGAAGACACTCTTCTAAATCGTGTCTTGCTGGCCGGATTGAGGCTTGCAGGATCAATCGCAAGTCTTCTTGATCTACGGCGTGAGTCGAGACGCTTGGCATCATTGATGGAAGAACAAGTGTCACGAATCAATCTTGATGCTACAGTCCTAAATCAAGCTGTCACAAGACTAACTCGCCTTTCGACTTCATATACCCCGGCTTTATCGATCATACGTCTTTTGGTCGAATCTCAAGGGATTGTTTTAGAAGGCCATACTTTAAAGACCACCTTGCCGGGATTCCTGTTCGATATGAATTTGTTCTTTCAAGCTCTTCTATCCCGATTCCTAAAAGAGAATTTGGTGGATCATACTATTCAGGATGAACACGGGCTAAAAGGGATGATGCGATACAATCCTAAATACAATCCACAAAGTAAGCAGTCCCCTACCCCTCGACCAGACTATGCGATCATGCGACAAGGGAAGCTAGTGTCATTATTGGATGCTAAATATCGAGATCTTTGGGAAAAGTCACTCCCACGTGAGATGCTTTATCAGCTAGTTGTATATGCGATTAGTAATCGGCAGCAATTACAGAGTAGTATTCTGTATCCAACAGAAAATCTGCACGCAAAGGAAGCAAGGATTAATGTTTCTGATCCTGTTTACGGTAAACACCTTGGTCAAGTGTGTTTGAGGCCGGTCAATCTAACTCAAATCGAAGAGCTGGTATCTTCTAGTACGGCTGTAGCTCGAAGAGAGCGAGAGAAGCTGGCAAAACGATTGGCATTTGGAGCAGGTACTTAA
- a CDS encoding SprT family zinc-dependent metalloprotease has protein sequence MTPRNGNTTLQPRRLAIQYGRKKINYDLSYSSRKTLAIDVHPDLSVVVTAPKDTADSAVKEKMQKRASWIIKQQRFFENYLPTIPPRRYVSGESHRYLGRQYRLRVHKGDEDTVKMARGQINVYLTNPKDKIRIKPLVVNWFRQRSEIVFREIFESVVAKAVRYGIEADDFEIRRMRNRWGSCTREGRILLNPDLIIAPKMCIEYVIVHELCHLQEYNHSPKFYRLLKKNMPDWEQRRERLNACVVN, from the coding sequence ATGACTCCCCGGAACGGAAACACCACCCTACAACCACGGCGACTGGCAATCCAGTATGGTCGTAAGAAGATCAATTACGATCTTTCTTATTCATCTCGCAAAACATTAGCAATCGACGTTCATCCAGATCTGTCGGTTGTTGTAACTGCTCCGAAAGATACTGCTGATTCTGCTGTGAAAGAAAAGATGCAGAAACGAGCGTCTTGGATCATTAAACAACAGAGATTCTTTGAAAACTATCTCCCAACCATTCCTCCCCGTCGATATGTCAGTGGTGAGTCACATCGATATCTGGGGAGGCAGTACCGTCTACGTGTCCATAAGGGAGATGAAGACACTGTGAAAATGGCACGGGGCCAGATCAATGTCTACCTCACCAATCCAAAAGACAAAATCCGCATCAAGCCTCTTGTGGTTAACTGGTTCCGCCAGCGTTCTGAGATCGTATTTCGGGAAATATTTGAATCAGTGGTGGCTAAAGCCGTTCGGTATGGGATTGAAGCCGATGACTTCGAGATCCGGCGAATGAGAAATCGCTGGGGTAGTTGTACGAGAGAAGGTCGAATTCTGTTAAATCCAGACCTGATCATTGCCCCCAAAATGTGCATTGAATATGTAATCGTTCATGAACTCTGCCACCTTCAAGAATATAACCATAGTCCAAAATTCTACCGATTACTGAAAAAGAACATGCCGGACTGGGAACAGCGAAGAGAGCGGTTGAATGCTTGTGTGGTGAATTAA
- a CDS encoding DUF4357 domain-containing protein — MTSTTDEYEIKGKDSEGKGIFTDEGFIVKKGSIARREIVPSAQDTVPPVHQRLITEGVLEEQGDNLLFVKDHLFNSPSGAAAAILGRSANGWKEWKRADGQSLSEVKRITRDNTTPLLYEASRKQIIERHRQLEDEGKLRTNQQLDKEYALFSERFGPSVLQGLDGEVLLNLIHDHSDRDSLVYWLEFKNDEEFETRRFGSIAGGSALKFRIFRRKETGNWQAGSKQGNRPEDISIEEAIVYARIHRDQLIKGCELLNELPINATDDDYAEFQDQMDEYAPDVSRLAWGHKYFSLLFPDKLDDYHRPDYQHFHLLKLLQLPPEGTGRYICGGRFVAAANEVGLSMNHLTSTLNAVHGRFHRYWRIGTTSGTTGTSYWQMMRERSCVAVGWPKLGDLSWVEAKKESRQQLKELIEEKYPSHHTKVGRECSQFVQFAAEIAEGDIVLAANGMKILGIGRVVGEYEFEAEFDFPHQRKVEWLSVDEWQMPESSEGLRSTVRELRKFNDNLLQIELIIYQAKLRSRSGVEEAPPKKTIRLSGIPGRIQSVLDRKGQIILYGPPGTGKTYWAEKTANDLAAISSFGKLFESLSETERKSVIGDGQESGLVRLCCFHPAYGYEDFIEGYRPETINGQVSFKLRDGVFKKMCRDATDSPGQKFYLIVDEINRGDIPRIFGELLTTMEKDKRGKRIALPVSQEIFSVPRNVFLIGTMNTADRSISLLDAALRRRFGFVEMMPDGRVLKDSSVSGIPLRAWFDALNTRIREHVGRDARNLQIGHSYLMQGGSPLKDFASFKRAIRDDIIPLLEEYCYEDYTTLATILGDQLVDSMEQRICSDLFDDGQESDLIQALLSPCPEISTSSEAVSSEESTYDSEVDEDEDGIIDDE; from the coding sequence GTGACATCGACTACAGATGAATACGAAATCAAAGGCAAAGATTCAGAGGGTAAAGGTATCTTTACCGATGAGGGATTTATCGTGAAGAAGGGCTCGATAGCACGGCGAGAAATTGTTCCTTCTGCACAAGACACTGTCCCACCAGTTCACCAGCGTCTCATTACTGAGGGTGTGCTAGAGGAACAAGGTGATAATCTTCTTTTTGTCAAAGATCATTTGTTTAATTCCCCCAGTGGGGCTGCCGCCGCTATTCTAGGCCGTTCGGCAAACGGTTGGAAAGAATGGAAGCGAGCTGATGGGCAATCATTGAGTGAGGTCAAACGAATTACAAGAGACAATACAACTCCACTTCTTTATGAAGCGAGTCGTAAACAGATCATCGAACGTCACCGACAACTTGAAGACGAAGGAAAACTTAGAACCAATCAGCAGCTTGATAAAGAGTACGCACTATTTAGTGAACGATTTGGTCCGTCGGTCTTACAAGGGCTCGATGGTGAGGTACTTTTGAACTTAATTCACGATCACAGTGATCGTGACAGCCTCGTTTACTGGCTCGAATTCAAAAACGATGAGGAATTTGAAACCCGAAGGTTTGGCAGTATTGCTGGTGGGAGTGCACTGAAATTTCGAATCTTTCGTCGAAAAGAAACTGGAAATTGGCAAGCAGGAAGCAAACAGGGAAATCGTCCAGAAGACATCTCGATTGAAGAAGCAATCGTTTATGCTCGTATTCATCGTGATCAGCTAATCAAGGGGTGCGAACTGCTCAATGAATTGCCCATAAATGCAACGGACGACGATTATGCAGAGTTTCAAGACCAGATGGACGAGTATGCCCCAGACGTGAGTCGTTTGGCATGGGGGCATAAGTATTTCAGCCTATTATTTCCTGATAAGCTCGACGATTATCATCGCCCTGATTATCAACACTTTCATCTCTTGAAATTACTTCAATTACCCCCGGAAGGCACAGGTAGGTATATCTGTGGTGGACGTTTTGTTGCTGCTGCCAACGAAGTCGGTCTCAGTATGAATCATTTAACATCCACATTGAACGCTGTTCACGGTAGATTTCATCGCTATTGGCGGATCGGTACAACATCAGGAACGACTGGGACAAGTTACTGGCAGATGATGCGTGAGCGTAGCTGTGTGGCTGTGGGGTGGCCAAAGCTGGGCGACCTTTCTTGGGTTGAAGCCAAGAAGGAGTCACGTCAGCAATTAAAAGAACTCATAGAAGAAAAATATCCGAGTCATCATACAAAAGTAGGACGTGAGTGCTCTCAATTTGTTCAGTTTGCCGCTGAGATTGCAGAGGGCGATATTGTTTTAGCGGCTAATGGGATGAAAATTCTTGGGATAGGTCGCGTAGTAGGGGAATACGAATTCGAAGCTGAATTCGATTTTCCCCACCAGAGAAAAGTTGAGTGGCTGTCCGTTGATGAATGGCAGATGCCTGAATCTAGTGAGGGACTACGATCAACAGTTCGTGAACTTCGAAAGTTTAATGATAACCTTTTGCAAATAGAACTTATAATTTATCAAGCCAAGCTAAGAAGCAGAAGTGGAGTTGAGGAAGCTCCACCAAAAAAGACAATTCGTCTTTCAGGGATTCCCGGTCGCATACAGTCTGTCTTGGATCGAAAAGGCCAAATAATTCTTTATGGTCCTCCCGGAACTGGAAAAACTTATTGGGCTGAAAAGACTGCGAACGACCTTGCCGCAATCTCTTCCTTTGGAAAGCTATTCGAATCACTCAGCGAGACTGAAAGAAAGTCCGTTATTGGTGATGGTCAGGAATCTGGACTGGTACGTCTTTGCTGCTTCCATCCTGCCTATGGATACGAAGATTTTATTGAGGGATATCGCCCCGAGACCATTAATGGACAGGTTTCCTTTAAACTTAGAGATGGGGTGTTTAAGAAAATGTGTCGGGATGCCACTGACTCTCCCGGACAAAAATTCTATCTGATTGTAGATGAAATCAATCGAGGTGATATTCCACGAATTTTCGGTGAGCTGCTCACCACAATGGAAAAAGATAAACGTGGCAAGAGAATTGCTTTACCTGTCAGTCAAGAAATATTTTCCGTGCCTCGCAATGTATTCCTGATAGGCACCATGAACACAGCAGATCGGTCGATTTCGCTGCTCGACGCAGCTCTTCGTCGCAGGTTCGGCTTTGTCGAGATGATGCCCGATGGGAGAGTTCTCAAAGACTCTTCTGTTTCAGGAATCCCTTTAAGAGCATGGTTTGATGCCCTTAATACTCGAATTCGGGAACATGTTGGTCGTGATGCTAGAAACCTCCAGATTGGACACTCTTATTTAATGCAAGGAGGTAGTCCTCTCAAAGACTTTGCATCCTTCAAGCGTGCCATTCGAGATGACATCATTCCCCTGCTTGAAGAATATTGCTACGAGGACTACACAACACTCGCCACAATTCTTGGAGATCAGCTTGTAGATTCCATGGAACAACGAATCTGTTCTGATTTGTTTGACGACGGCCAAGAGAGCGACCTCATTCAAGCACTTTTGTCACCCTGCCCTGAAATCTCTACATCTTCCGAAGCGGTGTCTTCGGAGGAATCTACATATGATTCAGAAGTAGATGAAGACGAGGATGGGATAATAGATGATGAGTAA
- a CDS encoding helicase-related protein encodes MPDSQPFHLGQIVRLKSQPDKIGAVVEVKESDPEYQYTVFIDGKLSSYFASQLIADKESSQSKQILSVAECKALLTARLINHPSTSTLYSLNAARVDYVPYQYRPVLRFIRADRPRLLIADGVGVGKTIEAGLILRELQARQDINSVLIICPRPLITEKKWQTEMKRFDQDFEHFDGKMLRHCISECDLDGVWPERHQFGIIPYSILNEEIITGTKKGKNSKKPCLLDLDPAPHFDLVIVDEAHRISNPNTYGHEAVKYFCDNAEAAIFLTATPLQLDNGDLFSILNLLRPDVVIDRDSFEHMSEPNPMINEAVRHARSASAEWQIRALDCLKKAQSTSWGASMLINNPGVDEITDKLSSAEITEQDRVKIIDQLENLHSFSGIINRTRRRDIGEFTTRRSNTVEVPFTEAQKSLHEALLKVQSDILADLHGSRCVNFMMSTIRRQAASCLYGLAPFIEDILTRHISEEELSEVDIEDYEVESDELNTIAKKVQSVISMAKMLDTKDPKLEKVIELVKQKQIPKKYPNHRVMIFSSFRHTLHYLQQGLMDAGIRVGLVHGNVPDEDRTAIRHRFEQPKSESEALDVVLFSEVGCEGLDYQFCDCIINYDIPWNPMRVEQRIGRIDRNGQKSQFVSIYNLITPGTVDADIYERCLMRIGIFEQAVGASEDILGKITKELNEIAIKSELTPTERQERLRQLEDNEIRKLLEEEKLEDQQHEFFGISVPSQDRFKKDVENASSYWLEPEAIQNMLSSYLESVSDSAAILGKGEIKSLRLNENARKKMLQDARDLSNKSDIHQRQWEKWLKGNDPHLPITFDGESANEDRTVQLLSPVHPLIRQAAHSFELQSDPEIHLTVADKRLPKGVYPFTIYQWDYFGIRKDLELKVISEHETISSHFFELLKNATDSNSGDNISEKDLSTLESLHYISWKSALEIHRAKVGKLAEFKRQSLKASHEGRIAMLNDRLRSATDEKIQRMREAEINRANLEYEERSAELSSSAENPDIRYERILVGTIETRNGTAK; translated from the coding sequence ATGCCGGACTCACAACCTTTCCATCTGGGACAGATCGTTCGACTGAAATCCCAGCCTGATAAAATCGGTGCAGTTGTAGAAGTAAAAGAGTCAGACCCGGAATATCAATACACCGTTTTTATAGATGGAAAGCTATCAAGCTATTTTGCTTCACAACTAATTGCTGACAAAGAATCCAGTCAAAGTAAACAGATTCTGTCAGTAGCAGAATGTAAGGCTCTTCTCACTGCCCGGTTGATCAACCATCCAAGCACATCAACTCTCTACTCATTAAATGCAGCCCGGGTTGATTATGTCCCATATCAATACCGCCCTGTGCTTCGTTTTATCCGGGCAGACCGCCCTCGCCTTCTGATCGCCGATGGGGTTGGTGTCGGTAAAACGATTGAAGCAGGCCTGATCCTTCGGGAACTACAAGCCCGCCAAGATATCAACTCTGTATTAATCATATGTCCCCGACCACTCATCACGGAGAAAAAGTGGCAGACAGAAATGAAGCGGTTCGATCAGGATTTCGAACATTTCGATGGTAAGATGCTTCGTCATTGTATTTCCGAATGTGATCTTGATGGAGTATGGCCGGAAAGACACCAGTTTGGGATCATTCCCTATTCGATTCTGAATGAAGAAATTATCACTGGTACTAAAAAAGGTAAGAATTCAAAGAAGCCATGCTTACTGGATCTCGATCCAGCACCTCATTTTGACCTTGTTATTGTGGATGAAGCCCACCGGATATCAAATCCCAACACTTATGGTCACGAGGCTGTTAAATATTTTTGCGATAATGCAGAAGCGGCAATTTTCTTGACTGCCACTCCCCTCCAGCTTGACAATGGCGATCTCTTCTCAATCTTAAATCTGTTGAGACCAGATGTGGTTATTGATCGAGATAGCTTCGAACACATGTCAGAGCCGAATCCGATGATTAATGAGGCAGTGAGACATGCCCGTAGTGCCTCTGCGGAATGGCAGATCAGGGCCCTCGACTGTCTGAAAAAAGCACAATCAACATCTTGGGGGGCCTCGATGCTTATCAATAATCCCGGAGTTGATGAAATCACCGATAAGCTATCGTCTGCTGAAATCACAGAACAGGATCGTGTTAAGATCATTGATCAGCTTGAAAACTTACATTCCTTTTCTGGAATAATAAACCGTACCCGTAGACGTGATATTGGGGAATTCACTACGAGACGATCCAATACTGTGGAAGTCCCGTTTACTGAGGCTCAAAAGTCCTTGCATGAAGCTCTATTGAAAGTGCAATCCGACATTCTTGCGGATTTACATGGCTCCAGATGTGTCAACTTCATGATGTCAACGATTCGCCGACAGGCAGCCAGTTGCCTGTATGGTTTGGCCCCCTTCATTGAAGACATCCTCACACGCCATATCAGTGAAGAAGAGCTATCAGAGGTAGACATAGAAGACTATGAGGTCGAATCAGATGAGCTTAATACAATCGCAAAGAAAGTTCAGTCCGTCATTTCCATGGCCAAGATGCTCGATACGAAAGACCCCAAACTTGAGAAAGTGATTGAACTGGTAAAACAGAAACAGATTCCGAAAAAGTATCCAAACCATAGAGTAATGATTTTCAGCTCTTTCAGGCACACATTGCATTACCTTCAACAGGGACTGATGGACGCCGGTATTAGAGTTGGTCTCGTTCATGGCAATGTCCCCGACGAAGATCGTACTGCGATTCGACATCGATTCGAGCAGCCGAAATCTGAATCAGAAGCCCTTGATGTAGTCCTGTTTTCTGAGGTGGGATGTGAAGGTCTCGACTACCAGTTCTGTGATTGCATCATTAATTACGACATTCCTTGGAATCCCATGCGTGTTGAGCAGCGTATTGGACGAATTGACCGAAACGGTCAAAAGAGCCAGTTCGTCAGTATCTATAATCTGATCACACCGGGGACTGTCGATGCTGACATTTACGAGCGGTGTTTAATGCGAATCGGAATATTTGAACAGGCTGTTGGTGCCAGCGAAGACATCCTTGGGAAAATCACCAAAGAATTAAATGAGATTGCGATTAAATCAGAGCTGACTCCCACTGAACGACAGGAACGTCTTCGGCAACTGGAAGACAATGAAATACGGAAGCTTCTGGAAGAAGAGAAGCTGGAAGATCAACAACACGAGTTCTTCGGGATTTCAGTTCCGTCGCAGGATCGTTTCAAGAAGGATGTCGAAAATGCTTCGAGTTACTGGTTAGAGCCAGAAGCAATTCAAAACATGCTCAGTTCATATCTGGAGTCGGTCAGTGATTCAGCAGCAATCCTTGGAAAAGGTGAAATCAAATCATTGCGTCTAAATGAAAATGCACGTAAGAAAATGCTACAGGATGCTCGTGATCTTTCCAATAAATCCGATATCCACCAACGCCAATGGGAAAAATGGCTGAAAGGAAACGATCCTCATTTACCAATCACGTTCGATGGAGAATCAGCTAATGAAGACCGTACGGTCCAGCTATTAAGTCCAGTACATCCATTGATACGTCAGGCCGCCCATTCATTTGAATTACAATCAGATCCTGAAATACACCTCACGGTAGCCGATAAAAGACTCCCGAAAGGAGTTTACCCTTTTACCATTTATCAATGGGATTACTTTGGCATACGAAAAGATCTGGAACTCAAAGTCATTTCAGAACATGAAACCATTTCCAGTCATTTCTTCGAGCTATTAAAGAATGCTACTGATTCGAATTCGGGCGATAACATTTCAGAAAAAGATTTAAGCACACTTGAGTCACTCCATTACATCAGTTGGAAGTCTGCCCTCGAAATCCATCGAGCAAAGGTTGGTAAACTGGCAGAATTTAAACGGCAGAGTCTTAAGGCCAGCCATGAGGGTCGTATCGCAATGCTGAATGATCGCCTGCGGTCAGCAACTGACGAGAAGATTCAAAGAATGAGAGAGGCAGAGATTAACAGGGCGAACCTTGAGTATGAGGAAAGATCCGCTGAATTGAGCAGCAGTGCTGAGAATCCAGATATCAGATATGAGCGGATTTTAGTTGGAACGATTGAAACCAGAAATGGAACAGCCAAATGA